The DNA window TCCTAATAATAGGGTGCTGAGCTGAGCCTCTTGCTTTCCGGCGCCATCTGGCTCCAGCAACGGGCCTTGCCACATAGAGCAATCCCTTTCGGAGATCTAGTAACTACTAGGTAGATTGTCGAGCGGTAGTCTGTATGCTAGTGCTTTGATATTTCGCTCATCGGCGTTTTATCACTTACAGTAAAGTACGCAGAAAACTCGGCTCCGCTCTTGGCACATCTCTGTTCGTGGCCCTCTGGACCCAACCCACATGGCCATTGTAAATTGCCTGGTGAACTGCCGAGCCGAGGGCCTCTGTCGTTCCGCGGAATACCGTTATTAGAAGTCGCGATAACGCTGCGAGACCGCTTGATGCACGACTGCCGCACCAAGAAGGAATCCTAATAGAATGCGGGCGTAGCTGCATAATGATTATGTGCGTGTATGCGCGACCACATCATACTTGGCATTGTCCCGCCCGCCGTCTTCATGTGTACAGACCAGATATGGCCTTCGGCACTCCGCATCAGGTTGGTAGTAATTAGTCTGGTTAGTGCTGGGCTATTCTCTAATTATGGGCCGAGCCTCTCGCTAAAGCAAGCGACAATGAGATTTTTTCCCTTGACTTGCTGGGTCTCCTGGTCTCCTAGTTACCTGCAGCATGCTGTACGACATGCCCAGCCATCTGCAATGTCATGTCGGGCCGGTACTTGGAGAGAGACAAGTTGGAGCAGCCTACTGTAGGACACCGACAGGTGATACATGATAGTCGAGTGGCCAACGGCACCTAGGCGATCTTCGGACCATCGTCTAACTAGCAGCTCTAGCGGCCGACTCGAAGCAGATGACTGAGTAATTGTACATCCAAGTCCATGAATGAATGGAGGTGAAAAAGACGGTCTGTCGCTCGGGGCGGCCGAGCAATGGATGGCCTGGACGCCTGGACAGCGGATGAGACGCGTGAAAGCCATTTTGATGAGCCTcggaggcagagagaagcccACAAGTTTATTGGGGGCATCGTGTAGCCTGTTGGCCCCGTTGGCCGTTGAAGCCTGAGTCTCCTAATTCGCCCTTCTGTCGGGAGTCTAATCAAGCGTAAATGCTGCTTTCCCGGCCCCCTGTCGAGATTTGACGTGTTGGGTCGGGGagctgcagaggcagagacagAAGCAGGCAGAGACACGGAGAGATGAGTAGCCAGAGACGCGATGATGATGTCAAAGCCCAGGCGATCTCGCaacgctgcagcagccaggagGAGCCATCTCCGCAGCGCCGCTCTGCACATCTGTTGGGGAGGCTGTTGATGCAGAGTTTGGATGAGCATTAACACGAAGGATGTTTCCCCTCTCTTGACTTGGTtgttatttttctcttttgccgctgccgcgaaaaaaaaaaggaccaaCGAGACCCGTCGAGGACCCTGGATTTTCATCGTCGAGAGCTGTGGCCCTCACGAGATCAGCAGCTGTGGATATGGGGCCCGAACAAGACCGATGCGCCGTGCCAGGCCTGGTCATTCGGTCGAGGAACCACCTTGTCTTGAATAGCGCGAATCGAGCCAGGCGGGGGTGGATAATAATAGTTGGTTGGTCGCCTGTGCCTGTGGCAGCACACGGCTTCGTGAATACCAAAGAGTAGGTAATACCGTAGTCTAATAGACTGACGGCAAGTAGACGCAAGAATGGCATGGTGGAGGGGGCCGAAAAGCGCCGCCAACTCCCATCGCCTCTCCAGCCAGCCGCCGACTCCATAATAAAACTTGCACTTGCTGGTGTCTGCATTCACCGCATTTTCGTAGCTTGTGTTTCatagctgctgctcaagaccAGAGCAAGGCCCTTCCTTGCGAGGTGGCATGTGAGCACCGCATCCCTCGCGCTGACGCCGCCAGAGTGACTCTGCCAGCCAAACGGTGTGAGTGGGCTGGGGAATGATGGGCTGagacagctccagcgctgTCTTTACCGTAGCTTGGGCGATGGACAAGTCGATGGCATCATTGGGCAGacggagaaggaaagaagccGTAGAGAGAtattggatggatggatggacggaTGGACGGATGGAGGCTGATGATGCGCGAGTTGGAGGTGCAAAGCCACGTTGGCAAAGTGACGTTGATGCTTGTTCCGTTGGATGCGCCGTATCTGTTGTTTTGGGATTGATAGTCAAGCCATGTCCCAGGGCAAGCAAGTTGTGTGTGTTGATGCTTGAGTGCAAGTAATTTCGGGCTGGTACCTGGGCGGGCTGAGGGCCGAGTTCCATGCCGAGAAACAAGCATTTGCATGAACCACGTTGCCTTAGGTAAGCCGAGCTGGGCTTTGCATGCTATGACCTCACTACATACAGTATATACAATAGACGAGCTGTTTGTTTTCTGCCAATAACCATCTCGATTCAACATGTTGTGTTGTCGGCATCGCTCTTCGAAAATTAAGGCCAAGTGGAATAAAGCCAAAGCCCGTATGCACATCACATTGGGGAATGAATCACAGATCTGCTGCCAATCACCGGCAGCGCTTTAATAACGCAAAAGACAGCGCGGCCCTATGATCTGCCATTTGCGATTCACTCCGTCTCGGATGTGCAGACAGCGTCTCCACCGCCTCAGCAGGTTCCGGCTCGAGGGTACTCGGGTCGTGCTGGTGGCTGTGCTTGTCGCACAAGTACCCAGAAACCGGACTCAACTGACATTTGAGACTTGATCCATTCaattccatccatctccaccCAGCAGCACGCGCCCCGCGCTCTCTCCGCCGCGGCTACTGCGCTGTGGCTCACAAGTCGAGACGAGAGTCTGGGTTAGCGAAGAGGAAATTTAAAACAGGCCGGGACGGGCCCCCCTTGGCACGAAGAGAACCTTGTTGTTCCATCGCTCACGAGGACAGTCTGTTGGCAGCTGAAACTATATACCTTAATCACCTACCTAGCACCTATAGCTCGTTACCTGTCAACTCGTCTGCGGCTTAAAAATGACTGATCCATTAGCATCTAGTACATAGTAGCAGCCCGTACCAGCACCCAAGCTGTTACGGTTGCTGCCGATCAGTCACTACAAGTCACTCAGCCAGCGTCCGTGGCAGCTGAGTCAATCAATGCCAACTTGGCGGCAATTTCGTTCCTAACCACTGCTTGGCGCCTGCACCGCTGCCCTCTCCCTGTATTACTGTACCGcaggcctggagctgcccgTCAAGCCCATTCCCACTGAGCCCTATCCCAAGAACCACGTCAAAGCCCACTTGGCTGCCAGCCCACCGCCTAGCCCGCTGCCCAACCCACTGCCAAACCCACTGCCAAACCCACTGCCAACCCACCCCGAGCCCACTAAAAGCCTCTGAGCGCTAGCGGGAGTTGGCCGTGCTGGCGCTTCACTGGCAGGGGCCCTGTCTGCTGCCCGTTTTTCTGCCCACCCCACCGCTCTCGGGTTCCGCcaacctcttcctctccattcGCCCATCGCCAACAAAAAGGGCTCGAGCTGCCTCGCGAATAGGCCTCGTCCCGACGCAAGCAATTCGCCTCTGGAGGGGCGATTCCCGTTGCTTCTCGCAGCCAATACTTATACAGGCACGAACCATCTCGCACCGCACCGCACCGCAGCGCCTCGCATCGCATCCGTCGCTGCAGTTCCAGCGCCCCTGCATCGCATCCCCAGCATCTCCCTTCACGCACGTGCCCTGCCGGCGGTGCTGCGTGTCTTGCCCTCGAGAGCTCCCCGGATTCGCCTGCTCGCTTTTCCAAGGaccgtcgtcgtctgagCCAGGCTAATTTCCTCCTGATATCCGGCCATTCGCTGGGCCTGTGTCTCTGTTGTGTGGTTGTGTGCCGCTGCCGTTCAATTTCAGCTGCACCTTTGTCACAGTCATAGGCGAGTAATCCTGGGTGACACGGCTTGCGACTCACAATCCAATTTCGTTCAAGAGGCTGAACCCACCGGCGCCTCACGATACCTCAAAGGAAGGGAATTGAACCGGCCcaagagaagacgaaaaaggaaTAAGAAAGAACCAACATGTCCATGTGCCGCCGCCATGTATCGACCTCAGCAGCATTTGTGATGGCGCATCGCTTGGTTTAACTTTCTCTCACCGAAGCTGGTATTCCGCATCTTCCGCGCCGTCTTTAGCTTCATCTCCCGTCCTTTAGATATTGACATtcgcatcttcttcggcattcttctcatttcaATTTAAATTTCACCTTCGACTCTCCCCCCACTGGCCGTCACCGCACGATATGCTAGGACGGCTTCTGCATCTCGGCTCCGGAGGCCAGTCTATAGGCCCTACTCAGTCCACCAATGGCTCACGACCCATCCTTTCCCTGGAATCCGTCCAGGAAGACTCTCACACCCGCAACCTGCTTTTCCCCGACGCCCAGGATCTCTATCAGCATCGCAACGATCAAGTATTTCCCTTCTTTGCCGATCCGGTAGCCTCTTCCGCATCGCCAGCAAACGCTTTCGACTACAACGATGACATCGAACTCGATGTCAAGGACGTTCGCGTCATCATCATGCAGGATGCCCTAGGTCCCACTAATGCATCGCTGCTCTATGATAGCCATCCTCTCCCCGAGTCCGCAGCTTCCGCTGAAAGGCATTCTACTGCCACTCAGGATCTCAAGAGGGCGGCCCCCTTCTCACCTCGCAAGGGCAGCCAAAGCCAGGCTCCGCGCCCAACAGGTATTCATACCGACGGCCCTCAGCTTCGCCAGGGAGCATTCGATCGCCGAGCCTCGGTTCATGGCCGTAGTCCTAGTTTTGGGGAAACTGATGGGCAGCGAGCTGCACGCGAATACCGAGAGGAGCTAGCtaccttctccagctgcatctTTGGTAACTCAGAGCTCATGGCTTACAAAGGCACTTCCACAAAAGTCCATGTCGTGCCATCCGAGCCACGCGTCACCGACTATGGTAGCTCCATGTTTGGTGATGGCCGCAGCTCTATCGGCCGTGCCAGTGGGCGCTCAAGCAAGCTGTCACAGTCCTATTCCTCTCAGACCATGTCTCCAACACATCCACCGCTTCCCACCGGCGCGTCTACCCCACGCCATACTGAGCGAAAGAAGGTTCTCATCACTCGGCTCTTCCCCGTAACTCTTGCCGCTGACGACTTGGATACTGCCACGCCACCGAGCCGGTATTCAGATGACAATGGAGGATTCCCATTTCCGCCAACcggagacgaggctgccgccaagaagaagaagccacaGCCGAAACAGAGGCGCACGCCAATGTATGCTGTGGTCCTTGTCGTACAGCTCCCGCCTTCTCCGTCACGCATATCTTCGGCCGTACCCCCCAAGCCTGTCTTTCGCGAGCCAGGATCATACAATGACCAAGACATGTTCTCTTCGTCCTACAGTTCGACTCGTGCGTCTGGCTGGAACATGTCGGGGTCGGGCCTTTATGGCGAAGCCACAGACTCGTCATTCTCCATCGACGTGGAAGACCGAATTGACTCGCTTACGAAGCACTGGGATATTGTCATGCGCACCTTGACCCATCTCCAGTCTGTCGTCTCGTTCAGGTTGCACACCATGCTCAAGCAAACCGACATGGCATCCCCGGGACCGTATTCGGCAAATATGAGTTCCAGGAGGCCATCCGTTACCACCGACAGGCGTCTAGATGAGTCTCGAAACAAGCCGTCCAAGAGTACCACCAAACTTGTCTCCCTGCTGCCAAACTGTCTCTCAGATGATCTGCATATTGCATCAGAAGTCGGTCTCGCCAGGTCCAGGGTTGTAATGGGCCTGAGTGCTTCTCGTGTCGTCACAGGACAGGGGCGCTGGGGAATTTGGCGTGACGAGGCCATTTGGACTTGTAAATGGGCTGCAGGACTGCATCAAGGTACCTTTCTTCATACCCTGCTTACTGGATTCTTAGCCACCCATATCGACTGGCTGCAGGCGCTCAGCTCTCCTACATACAGGAGAAAAGCAATGGTTCGAAAACAGAATCaaaatgaagatgatttaTCGCTACCAGCGCGGACTATTATCGTCTCAGAAGACAAGATGGCCGCACGACGCATcatctttttgctttctgcGTTTTTGCCAGC is part of the Trichoderma atroviride chromosome 1, complete sequence genome and encodes:
- a CDS encoding uncharacterized protein (EggNog:ENOG41), which produces MLGRLLHLGSGGQSIGPTQSTNGSRPILSLESVQEDSHTRNLLFPDAQDLYQHRNDQVFPFFADPVASSASPANAFDYNDDIELDVKDVRVIIMQDALGPTNASLLYDSHPLPESAASAERHSTATQDLKRAAPFSPRKGSQSQAPRPTGIHTDGPQLRQGAFDRRASVHGRSPSFGETDGQRAAREYREELATFSSCIFGNSELMAYKGTSTKVHVVPSEPRVTDYGSSMFGDGRSSIGRASGRSSKLSQSYSSQTMSPTHPPLPTGASTPRHTERKKVLITRLFPVTLAADDLDTATPPSRYSDDNGGFPFPPTGDEAAAKKKKPQPKQRRTPMYAVVLVVQLPPSPSRISSAVPPKPVFREPGSYNDQDMFSSSYSSTRASGWNMSGSGLYGEATDSSFSIDVEDRIDSLTKHWDIVMRTLTHLQSVVSFRLHTMLKQTDMASPGPYSANMSSRRPSVTTDRRLDESRNKPSKSTTKLVSLLPNCLSDDLHIASEVGLARSRVVMGLSASRVVTGQGRWGIWRDEAIWTCKWAAGLHQGTFLHTLLTGFLATHIDWLQALSSPTYRRKAMVRKQNQNEDDLSLPARTIIVSEDKMAARRIIFLLSAFLPANQQVHGPRVHRPSTSGASVGAFSNSPPSYVVPVVREESLRRKINRRTGFGRTSHSRTASQSTRSGTLSSQMGHLNITDPSSHHRRASDAASIRTPGLPIPGHDLMSRKSSVATSTIMQDSTTPHFSTIQRTDSLRRRRPGSSGSAAADDLKRSLKRGESGGAGGGRPPSQGLRWSSIMSGLWNARRRESMDSGSTYSQASDLRSPIKVGFPQSNRLSDIGRELAPHEEVPGRSPAQLRQASNARDVDATRGNAERTRKSFTQADRTPDPNGAFESPIKTSINADDSVIDVDVPFPDYIASFESAISSPSSSGYLSTPGLPGLESFEQTGRISIDGDLPLNAAGWLNRFHPDFVLQGVPPQEDLLENVKAALQAEPTPTVLQSGSDDVSERWVDVSSALVMDTTTDSLLRITYRRLVKPKPIVENVVGGVAITPSALPQETMLDEKWVEELVTVPDDTLSEALEKVIHLVPDSSKEHSSASSQVHVDILGPLDTGSNMPDTLSEVTQIPEPPLEIPRRQCKTVVLSALEDTIRDVIDRNDDDTPNNLGRRQQSPASENVLRLAVRQWANALDSSE